The Pirellulimonas nuda genome includes a region encoding these proteins:
- a CDS encoding DUF1549 domain-containing protein, with translation MALRIALLAAAIGAATAAQSAPQPGAAAGRIDQLLMADTGASAGELAPRADDATYLRRVWLDIVGDIPTPEHVTAFVLDPAPDKRARVVRELLATPQYGQNWARYWRDVILSRKLEDRAAIVSGPVVEKLTAELNANRPWDEVASEFITATGDVREDGATAILMAQDGRTEETTAEVARIFLGIQIQCAQCHDHPWDQWKREQFHELAAFFPRVSVRPLQTPTKRTFAVVVSDAPERRFQKKPVDGNRPTPEHYMPDLDAPDQPGTRMQPRFFLTSAELPYGTADADRRGQLADWLTDSPWFATALVNRVWSELVGEGFYEPIDDIGPDRDTTAPETVALLSNQFADSGYDLKWLMETICATQAYQRETRPRRGPDATPFTASVAQRLRGDQLYNAILTALEINDSARTPLAGRGGGQGYGGRGTPRDAFNAAFGYDPSIQREAVSASIPQTLAMMNTSKINLAISANRTTMLGRLLADTPDNHDLVDDLYLRTLCRTPTQAESAAGLAYMKQVKDRREGAEDLLWALLNSAEFVHRR, from the coding sequence ATGGCGTTGCGTATTGCTCTACTGGCGGCAGCGATCGGGGCCGCCACGGCGGCGCAGTCGGCGCCTCAGCCCGGGGCCGCGGCTGGGCGGATCGATCAGCTCCTGATGGCCGACACCGGCGCCAGCGCCGGTGAGCTGGCCCCGCGGGCCGACGACGCGACCTACCTCCGCCGGGTGTGGCTAGACATCGTGGGAGACATCCCCACGCCGGAGCACGTGACCGCCTTCGTGCTCGACCCCGCCCCCGACAAGCGGGCCCGTGTGGTCCGCGAGCTGCTCGCCACGCCGCAGTACGGCCAAAACTGGGCCCGCTACTGGCGCGACGTGATCCTCAGCCGCAAGCTGGAAGACCGCGCCGCGATCGTCTCGGGCCCGGTGGTCGAGAAGCTCACGGCCGAGCTGAACGCAAACCGCCCCTGGGACGAGGTAGCCAGCGAGTTCATCACCGCTACCGGCGACGTCCGCGAGGATGGCGCCACCGCCATCCTGATGGCCCAAGACGGCCGCACCGAAGAGACGACCGCCGAGGTGGCCCGCATCTTCCTCGGCATCCAGATCCAGTGCGCCCAGTGCCACGACCACCCGTGGGACCAGTGGAAGCGCGAGCAGTTCCACGAGCTGGCGGCCTTCTTCCCGCGCGTCAGCGTGCGGCCTCTGCAGACCCCCACCAAGCGGACCTTCGCGGTGGTGGTGAGCGACGCCCCCGAGCGGCGTTTCCAGAAGAAGCCGGTTGATGGCAACCGCCCGACGCCCGAGCACTACATGCCGGACCTCGACGCCCCGGACCAGCCCGGCACGCGGATGCAGCCGCGGTTCTTCCTCACCAGCGCCGAGCTGCCCTACGGCACGGCCGACGCCGACCGCCGCGGCCAGCTCGCGGATTGGCTCACCGATTCACCGTGGTTCGCTACGGCGCTGGTGAACCGGGTGTGGTCTGAACTAGTCGGCGAGGGCTTCTACGAGCCGATCGACGACATCGGCCCCGACCGCGACACCACCGCCCCCGAGACGGTGGCGCTGCTTTCCAACCAGTTTGCGGACAGCGGGTACGACCTGAAGTGGCTGATGGAAACCATCTGCGCCACCCAGGCCTACCAACGCGAGACCCGCCCACGCCGCGGGCCGGACGCCACGCCGTTCACCGCCAGCGTGGCCCAGCGCCTGCGCGGCGACCAGCTCTACAACGCGATCCTCACGGCGCTGGAGATCAACGACTCGGCGCGCACGCCGCTGGCGGGCCGCGGCGGGGGGCAGGGCTACGGCGGCCGGGGGACGCCGCGCGACGCGTTCAACGCGGCGTTCGGCTACGACCCCAGCATCCAACGCGAGGCGGTCTCGGCCAGCATCCCGCAGACGCTGGCGATGATGAACACGTCGAAGATCAACCTGGCGATTAGCGCCAACCGCACGACGATGCTCGGCCGGCTGCTGGCCGACACGCCCGACAACCACGACCTGGTGGACGACCTCTACCTCCGCACGCTCTGCCGCACGCCGACCCAGGCCGAGAGCGCAGCGGGGCTGGCGTACATGAAGCAAGTAAAAGACCGGCGCGAGGGGGCGGAAGACTTGTTGTGGGCGCTGCTGAACTCGGCCGAGTTCGTGCACCGCCGATAG
- the rplM gene encoding 50S ribosomal protein L13, with amino-acid sequence MTLAARKSTMIKAADVEPKWLLVDATDKIVGRLASEIAVRLMGKHRPTYTPHVVTGDCVIVVNAEKVHFTGNKWENKRYAWYTGYTRQRTISAGDRLERRPELILQEAVRRMLPKNKLANKMLANLKVYAGPDHPHQAQQAEKVDLGVTVAEKTKA; translated from the coding sequence ATGACGCTTGCTGCCCGTAAATCAACGATGATCAAGGCCGCCGATGTCGAGCCGAAGTGGCTCTTGGTGGACGCGACCGACAAGATCGTCGGCCGGCTGGCGAGCGAAATCGCCGTGCGGCTGATGGGCAAGCACCGGCCGACCTACACGCCGCACGTCGTCACCGGCGACTGCGTGATCGTGGTCAACGCCGAGAAGGTGCACTTCACCGGCAATAAGTGGGAAAACAAGCGGTACGCTTGGTACACGGGCTACACCCGCCAGCGGACCATCTCGGCCGGCGACCGGCTAGAACGCCGCCCGGAGCTGATCCTGCAGGAGGCCGTCCGCCGGATGCTCCCCAAGAACAAGCTGGCGAACAAGATGCTGGCCAACCTGAAGGTCTACGCCGGCCCCGACCACCCGCACCAGGCCCAACAGGCCGAAAAGGTGGACCTGGGAGTGACGGTCGCCGAGAAGACAAAGGCTTGA
- a CDS encoding ArsR/SmtB family transcription factor, whose product MDMSKPSDIFNSDMATRSKTLRLTSLEALGQAAECLRTLAHPHRLRIVQMLLQGRFTVGELAEACELPSAMASEHLRLMQRCGLLGSEKEGRRVYYTVAEPHLASILKCVEGRFGSE is encoded by the coding sequence ATTGACATGTCGAAACCTTCCGATATATTTAATAGTGACATGGCGACCCGCAGCAAAACCCTCCGACTGACCAGCCTCGAAGCCCTCGGCCAAGCCGCCGAGTGTCTGCGGACGCTTGCCCACCCGCACCGGCTGCGGATCGTGCAAATGCTGCTGCAGGGGCGGTTTACCGTAGGAGAGCTGGCCGAGGCGTGCGAGCTGCCCAGCGCGATGGCCAGCGAACACCTGCGGCTGATGCAGCGGTGTGGGCTGCTGGGGAGCGAGAAAGAAGGTCGGCGGGTTTACTACACCGTCGCGGAGCCCCACCTGGCCAGCATCCTCAAGTGCGTGGAGGGGCGGTTCGGCAGCGAGTGA
- a CDS encoding dockerin type I repeat-containing protein translates to MTARWIFFGVALVALSARHGGAHCTPIEMLVVDEQVTLSGGLVAPGLAGRVYGESDPECQPFPGDAVWLSDIPGVDLTGLAPGAGLFYEPLAMPDYSQPGAPQRMLWHWDPLDQQVDDNPEGASLRVLSTRLFGDVTFDQHGLLSESGQVQALEPLASDLGRHVHPFYYVLAGAGEFPSGVYGWFGRFTSPGVAPSEPLLMLMNFDQDAGGLLAAAAAINTAALAPLPGDYNRDGAVDAEDLAKWRADFGLTGVQGADGNGDGVVDAADYTVWRDHWAPAAGQAAAVATPEPTSLLLLVAGMLVAGLVGRGGASTTTR, encoded by the coding sequence ATGACGGCTCGATGGATCTTTTTTGGTGTGGCGCTGGTCGCGCTATCGGCGCGCCATGGGGGCGCCCACTGCACGCCGATCGAGATGCTGGTCGTCGACGAACAGGTCACGCTGTCGGGGGGGCTCGTGGCGCCCGGGTTGGCGGGCCGGGTTTATGGCGAGAGCGACCCGGAGTGTCAGCCCTTCCCGGGCGATGCCGTGTGGCTGAGCGACATCCCCGGGGTCGACCTCACCGGGCTGGCGCCGGGCGCGGGGTTGTTTTACGAGCCCCTCGCGATGCCGGACTACTCGCAGCCCGGGGCGCCGCAGCGGATGTTGTGGCATTGGGACCCGCTCGACCAGCAGGTGGACGACAACCCGGAGGGCGCCTCGCTGCGTGTGCTCTCGACCCGGCTGTTTGGCGACGTGACGTTCGACCAGCACGGGCTGCTCTCCGAGTCGGGCCAGGTGCAAGCGCTGGAGCCGCTGGCGAGCGACCTGGGGCGGCACGTCCACCCGTTCTACTACGTGCTGGCGGGCGCGGGAGAGTTTCCCTCGGGCGTGTACGGCTGGTTCGGCCGGTTCACGTCGCCGGGCGTTGCGCCCAGCGAGCCCCTGCTGATGCTGATGAACTTCGACCAGGACGCCGGGGGCCTGCTGGCGGCCGCTGCCGCGATCAACACGGCGGCCCTCGCGCCGCTCCCGGGAGACTACAACCGCGACGGCGCGGTGGACGCAGAAGACCTGGCCAAGTGGCGGGCCGACTTCGGTCTCACCGGCGTGCAGGGGGCCGACGGCAACGGCGACGGCGTCGTCGACGCGGCGGACTACACCGTGTGGCGCGACCACTGGGCGCCGGCGGCGGGGCAGGCCGCGGCGGTCGCTACGCCAGAACCCACGAGCTTGTTGCTGCTGGTAGCGGGAATGCTTGTGGCTGGCCTGGTTGGTAGGGGTGGCGCCTCTACAACAACTCGGTGA
- a CDS encoding rhodanese-like domain-containing protein encodes MTTQSLSPGELRERLAGPARPRLIDVRTPAEFREVHVDGAVNRPLDRLDPKGLLAEFGPDQELVFICKAGSRGATACGKLAAAGAGRVLNVEGGTEACAAAGLPVTRGKQCMSLERQVRIAAGTLVVLGVVLGVLVHPWLLGLSALVGAGLVLAGVTNTCGMGMLLAKMPWNQAGSCSA; translated from the coding sequence ATGACGACACAATCCCTTTCTCCAGGCGAGCTGCGTGAGCGGCTCGCCGGCCCGGCTCGGCCGCGGCTGATCGACGTCCGCACGCCGGCCGAGTTCCGCGAGGTGCACGTCGATGGGGCCGTGAACCGCCCGCTCGACCGGCTCGACCCCAAGGGGCTGCTGGCCGAGTTCGGCCCCGACCAAGAGCTCGTGTTCATCTGCAAAGCAGGGAGCCGCGGCGCGACGGCGTGCGGCAAGCTGGCCGCCGCGGGCGCCGGGCGGGTGCTCAACGTCGAGGGGGGGACCGAGGCGTGCGCCGCGGCGGGGCTGCCGGTCACCCGCGGCAAGCAGTGCATGTCGCTCGAACGCCAGGTGCGGATCGCGGCGGGGACGCTGGTGGTGCTGGGGGTCGTGCTCGGCGTGCTGGTGCACCCCTGGCTGCTGGGGCTGAGCGCGCTGGTCGGCGCCGGCCTGGTGCTGGCCGGCGTGACCAACACCTGCGGCATGGGGATGCTGCTGGCCAAGATGCCTTGGAACCAAGCCGGCTCGTGCTCGGCTTGA
- a CDS encoding prepilin-type N-terminal cleavage/methylation domain-containing protein, with product MPRRRYALTLVELLVVIAVIGVLIALLLPAVQSARDAARSASCRSNMRQLGIAVLRYCDSRGGEFPTYSHDATDQGGSWVYTLAPYLESVDAIRVCPQDIQAAERLRDRSTTYVINEYLAADVPLAVRNLNKLTATSKTISFFEGSDVRSTAFQNEHVHTASWYLPINRQLGIVRVKVERDISLERHAGAANYLYVDGHVDSISASQVVEWIDAGYEFALPQ from the coding sequence ATGCCACGCCGCCGATACGCCCTCACGCTCGTAGAGCTGCTGGTCGTGATCGCGGTGATTGGCGTGCTGATCGCCTTGTTGTTGCCGGCTGTGCAGAGCGCGCGGGATGCCGCGCGCTCTGCCTCCTGCCGCAGCAATATGCGCCAATTAGGGATCGCCGTGCTGCGCTACTGCGACTCCCGCGGCGGCGAGTTCCCGACCTACTCGCACGACGCGACCGACCAGGGGGGCTCCTGGGTCTACACGCTGGCGCCCTACCTGGAATCGGTCGATGCGATCCGCGTCTGCCCGCAAGACATCCAGGCCGCCGAGCGGCTCCGCGACCGCTCCACCACCTACGTGATCAACGAGTACCTGGCGGCGGACGTGCCGCTGGCGGTGCGGAACCTCAACAAGCTGACGGCCACGAGCAAGACCATCAGCTTCTTCGAGGGCTCCGACGTACGCAGCACCGCGTTCCAGAACGAGCACGTCCACACGGCCAGTTGGTATCTGCCGATCAACCGCCAGCTTGGCATCGTGCGGGTGAAGGTGGAGCGCGACATCTCGCTCGAGCGTCACGCCGGCGCCGCGAACTACTTGTACGTGGACGGGCACGTTGATTCGATCAGCGCATCGCAGGTGGTGGAGTGGATCGACGCGGGGTACGAGTTTGCGCTGCCGCAGTGA
- the rpsI gene encoding 30S ribosomal protein S9 — protein MPTAEKVIDALGTGRRKTGVARVRVRPGTGKITINKRPLEDYFKVVQDRNAVVAPLDFCELRDKVDVIILCHGGGPTGQAGACMQGIARALIKYDSDLHDKLRERTFLTRDPRMKERKKPGLRGARRASQFSKR, from the coding sequence ATGCCTACCGCAGAAAAAGTCATCGACGCTCTAGGAACGGGTCGCCGCAAGACGGGGGTCGCCCGGGTCCGCGTACGCCCCGGCACCGGCAAGATCACCATCAACAAGCGGCCGCTGGAAGACTATTTCAAGGTGGTGCAGGACCGCAACGCGGTCGTCGCGCCGCTGGATTTCTGCGAGCTGCGTGACAAGGTAGACGTGATCATCTTGTGCCACGGCGGGGGCCCCACCGGCCAGGCCGGCGCCTGCATGCAAGGGATCGCCCGGGCCCTGATCAAGTACGACAGCGACCTGCACGACAAGCTCCGCGAACGCACCTTCCTCACCCGCGACCCGCGGATGAAGGAACGCAAGAAGCCGGGCCTCCGCGGCGCCCGCCGGGCCTCGCAGTTCTCCAAGCGTTAA
- a CDS encoding DUF1501 domain-containing protein — MLQHHIRVATDARRVTSRRDFLRTIGAGAAAGGTLSLTDRLCLAAPELRRRGKACILLWMAGGPSQFETFSPKPGHSNGGETKAISTKVPGIQVSANLPELAGVMDELAIIRSMTSKEGSHPRASFYMHHGYLPMGGVKFPTLGSNVAHQIGDAANELPSYVRIGDRSQNAGNGGFLGVDYDPLVLSNPTKPPENAKPYSSKDRYQRRLALLSGFERDFGAVQGADVVADHKKLVAAASEMILSPKMEAFDIEREPQSVRDAYGEGQFAAGCLLARRLIEAGVTFIEVGLGGWDTHQDNFAKVAENCGKIDRPAAALIRDLKSRGMLDDTLVIWTGEFGRTPKINPRGGRDHYPRAFNSMLAGGGVRGGQVIGQTDAAGADVTERPVGVKDLFQTVYTSLGIDPSIENQSLIGRPIKLVDEGSPVTELL, encoded by the coding sequence ATGCTCCAGCACCACATCCGCGTCGCTACCGACGCCCGCCGGGTTACTTCGCGGCGAGATTTTCTGCGCACGATCGGCGCCGGCGCGGCGGCCGGCGGAACGCTCAGCCTCACCGACCGGCTCTGCCTCGCGGCGCCCGAGCTGCGGCGCCGCGGCAAGGCGTGCATCCTGCTGTGGATGGCCGGCGGGCCGAGCCAGTTCGAGACCTTCAGCCCCAAACCGGGGCACTCCAACGGCGGCGAGACCAAGGCGATCAGCACCAAGGTCCCAGGCATCCAGGTCTCCGCGAACCTGCCGGAGCTGGCCGGCGTGATGGACGAGCTGGCGATCATCCGCTCGATGACCAGCAAAGAAGGGAGCCACCCACGCGCCAGCTTCTACATGCACCACGGCTACCTGCCGATGGGGGGCGTCAAGTTCCCCACGCTCGGCTCGAACGTCGCCCACCAGATCGGCGACGCCGCCAACGAGCTGCCTAGCTACGTGCGGATCGGCGACCGCAGCCAGAACGCCGGGAACGGGGGATTCCTGGGGGTCGACTACGACCCGCTGGTGCTCTCCAACCCCACCAAGCCGCCGGAGAACGCCAAGCCGTACTCCAGCAAAGACCGCTACCAGCGGCGGCTCGCGCTGCTCTCTGGGTTCGAACGCGACTTCGGCGCGGTGCAGGGCGCCGACGTGGTGGCGGACCACAAGAAGCTGGTCGCCGCCGCCAGCGAGATGATCCTCAGCCCCAAGATGGAAGCGTTCGACATCGAGCGCGAGCCGCAGAGCGTGCGCGACGCCTACGGCGAGGGCCAGTTCGCCGCGGGGTGCCTGCTCGCACGCCGGCTGATCGAGGCGGGGGTCACCTTCATCGAGGTCGGCCTCGGGGGCTGGGACACCCACCAGGACAACTTCGCCAAGGTCGCCGAGAACTGCGGCAAGATCGACCGCCCCGCGGCCGCACTCATCCGCGACCTCAAAAGCCGCGGCATGCTGGACGACACGCTGGTGATCTGGACCGGCGAGTTCGGCCGGACGCCCAAGATCAACCCACGCGGCGGCCGCGACCACTACCCCAGGGCGTTCAACTCCATGCTCGCGGGGGGCGGCGTCCGCGGCGGACAGGTGATTGGCCAGACCGACGCCGCGGGCGCCGACGTCACCGAGCGCCCGGTCGGCGTGAAAGACTTGTTCCAAACCGTCTACACATCGCTGGGGATCGACCCCTCGATCGAGAACCAAAGCCTGATCGGCCGCCCAATCAAGCTGGTGGACGAGGGGTCGCCCGTCACCGAGTTGTTGTAG
- the ribB gene encoding 3,4-dihydroxy-2-butanone-4-phosphate synthase, which yields MPTTRFSSIDHAVEAIAAGKVVIVVDAEDRENEGDFIAAAEKATPEIVNFMVSRGRGQLCTPLLPEAAARLELPPMIADAANTAPLRTAYTVTVDHRSAKTGITASERATTIRALADPKTVPTDLARPGHVSPLIAKEGGVLRRAGHTEAAVDLARMAGLQPAGVLCEILNDEGDRADRDQLAALAVEHDLPIITIEDLIAHRRVREKLVYRIAEAKMPTHYGHGTIIAYGVKHESQEPVVFVMGDLTKVDAPLVRLHSSCFTGDLLASLRCDCGDQLHMALDMIQSEGAGVLVYLPQEGRGIGLVEKIKAYKLQDEGLDTVEANVALGFKADPRDYGVGIQLLKDLGLRRVRLLTNNPKKTDAFIYGGFDLEVVDQVPIVPPMHEHNAAYMRTKREKMGHQLP from the coding sequence ATGCCCACCACCCGCTTCTCTTCCATCGACCACGCCGTTGAGGCGATTGCTGCCGGCAAGGTAGTGATCGTCGTCGATGCGGAGGACCGCGAGAACGAGGGAGACTTCATCGCCGCGGCCGAGAAGGCGACGCCCGAGATCGTCAACTTTATGGTCAGCCGCGGGCGGGGGCAGCTCTGCACGCCGCTGCTGCCCGAGGCGGCCGCGCGGCTCGAGCTGCCGCCGATGATCGCCGACGCCGCCAACACGGCGCCGCTGCGGACCGCCTACACGGTGACGGTGGACCACCGCTCGGCCAAGACCGGCATCACCGCCAGCGAACGCGCGACCACCATCCGCGCGCTGGCCGACCCCAAGACCGTGCCGACCGACCTGGCGAGGCCCGGGCACGTTTCGCCGCTGATCGCCAAAGAGGGGGGCGTGCTGCGACGCGCCGGGCACACCGAGGCGGCGGTCGACCTGGCCCGCATGGCGGGGCTGCAGCCGGCCGGCGTGCTGTGCGAGATCCTCAACGACGAGGGGGACCGGGCCGACCGCGACCAGCTCGCGGCGCTCGCCGTCGAGCACGACCTGCCGATCATCACCATCGAAGACCTGATCGCCCACCGCCGCGTACGCGAGAAGCTGGTCTACCGCATCGCCGAAGCCAAGATGCCCACGCACTACGGCCACGGCACGATCATCGCCTACGGCGTTAAGCACGAGTCGCAAGAGCCGGTCGTGTTCGTCATGGGCGACCTGACGAAGGTCGACGCGCCGCTGGTGCGGCTCCACTCGTCGTGCTTCACGGGCGACCTGCTGGCGTCGCTCCGCTGCGACTGCGGCGATCAACTGCACATGGCGCTCGACATGATCCAGAGCGAGGGCGCCGGCGTGCTGGTCTACCTGCCGCAGGAGGGCCGGGGGATCGGCCTGGTAGAGAAGATCAAGGCCTACAAGCTGCAAGACGAGGGGCTCGACACGGTCGAGGCCAATGTCGCCCTAGGTTTTAAGGCAGACCCCCGCGATTACGGCGTCGGCATCCAGTTGCTCAAAGACCTGGGCCTGCGGCGCGTGCGGCTGCTGACCAACAACCCCAAGAAGACCGACGCGTTCATCTACGGCGGCTTCGACCTCGAGGTGGTCGACCAAGTGCCGATCGTCCCGCCGATGCACGAGCACAACGCGGCCTACATGCGGACCAAGCGGGAGAAGATGGGGCACCAACTGCCGTGA
- a CDS encoding FAD-dependent oxidoreductase, with amino-acid sequence MKIFIVGGVAGGASAAARARRLDESAEIVLLERGPDPSFANCGMPYYIGGEIESRAKLLVSPIQRLIDRYRLDVRTLHSVESINRAEKTVAIRELATGAVATESYDKLILSPGAAPVRPPTPGADLPGVYTLRNLDDADRLQGATARAKRAVVIGGGFIGVEMIENLTRRGLDVTLIERDVQVLPPWDAEMIVPIAAELVKRGVRVLLGTTVERFEQAGDGLRLTLDSGESIAADFVVMSIGVRPENTLAVAAGLEVGPRGGILVNPHMQTTDPDIYAVGDAVQTFDSVTGAPAQVPLAGPANRQGRIAADHIFGRDSAYRGTQGTAVVGLWDHTAAMTGLSEKACQRQQREYQKVYLHPAHHAGYYPGAEPMTLKLLFDPETGHVLGAQAVGGAGVDKRIDVIAMAIQAGMTVYDLEESELCYAPQYGSAKDPVNMAGFIAAGVLRGDQPIVHSADLLAGACDGATVVDVRTPTEFALGAVPGAVNLPLDELRGRLGELPEGRPVIAYCQVGMRGYMATRLLNQSGRDARNLSGGFTTYARVAATK; translated from the coding sequence ATGAAGATCTTCATCGTAGGGGGCGTGGCCGGCGGGGCGTCGGCTGCGGCGCGGGCGCGGCGGCTCGACGAGTCGGCCGAGATCGTGCTGCTCGAACGCGGGCCCGACCCGTCGTTCGCCAACTGCGGCATGCCCTACTACATCGGCGGAGAGATCGAGTCGCGCGCCAAGCTGCTGGTCAGCCCCATCCAGAGGCTGATCGATCGCTACCGCCTCGACGTGCGGACGCTGCACAGCGTCGAGTCGATCAACCGCGCCGAGAAGACGGTCGCCATCCGCGAGCTCGCCACCGGCGCCGTGGCGACCGAATCGTACGACAAGCTGATCCTCTCCCCCGGCGCCGCGCCGGTCCGCCCGCCCACCCCGGGCGCCGACCTGCCCGGCGTCTACACGCTGCGGAACCTGGACGACGCCGACCGGCTGCAGGGGGCCACGGCACGCGCCAAGCGGGCGGTAGTGATCGGCGGCGGGTTCATCGGCGTTGAGATGATCGAGAACCTCACGCGCCGCGGCCTCGACGTGACGCTGATCGAACGCGACGTGCAGGTGCTCCCCCCCTGGGACGCCGAGATGATCGTGCCGATCGCCGCGGAGCTCGTCAAACGGGGGGTGCGTGTGCTGCTGGGGACCACGGTCGAGCGGTTCGAGCAAGCCGGCGACGGCCTGCGGCTGACGCTCGATAGCGGCGAGTCGATCGCGGCCGACTTTGTGGTGATGAGCATCGGCGTCCGCCCCGAGAACACGCTGGCGGTCGCGGCGGGCCTCGAGGTCGGCCCCCGCGGGGGCATCCTCGTGAACCCCCACATGCAGACCACCGACCCCGACATCTACGCGGTGGGCGACGCCGTCCAGACGTTCGACTCGGTGACCGGCGCGCCGGCGCAGGTCCCGCTCGCCGGGCCCGCCAACCGCCAGGGACGGATCGCCGCCGACCATATCTTCGGTCGCGACAGCGCCTACCGCGGCACCCAGGGGACCGCGGTGGTGGGGCTCTGGGATCACACCGCCGCCATGACCGGCCTGAGCGAGAAGGCCTGCCAGCGGCAGCAGCGCGAGTACCAGAAGGTCTACCTCCACCCGGCCCATCACGCCGGCTACTACCCCGGCGCCGAGCCGATGACGCTGAAGCTGCTGTTCGACCCGGAAACGGGGCACGTGCTCGGCGCCCAGGCGGTGGGGGGCGCCGGCGTCGACAAGCGGATCGACGTGATCGCAATGGCCATCCAGGCCGGCATGACCGTGTACGACCTGGAGGAATCCGAGCTGTGCTACGCGCCGCAGTACGGCTCCGCCAAGGACCCGGTGAACATGGCGGGCTTTATCGCCGCGGGGGTGCTGCGCGGCGACCAGCCGATCGTGCACTCGGCCGACCTGCTGGCCGGCGCGTGCGACGGCGCCACGGTGGTCGACGTCCGCACGCCCACCGAGTTCGCCCTGGGGGCGGTCCCGGGCGCGGTGAACCTGCCGCTGGACGAGCTCCGCGGGCGACTGGGCGAGCTCCCCGAGGGCCGGCCGGTGATCGCCTACTGCCAGGTAGGGATGCGCGGCTACATGGCGACCCGGCTGCTCAACCAGTCGGGCCGCGACGCCCGCAACCTGAGCGGCGGCTTCACTACCTATGCACGCGTCGCCGCGACCAAGTGA